In the Glycine max cultivar Williams 82 chromosome 19, Glycine_max_v4.0, whole genome shotgun sequence genome, AACTATTATGCTTGAATGATTCTGCCATGACAATCTTTCTTGATTTTACTTATTACAATAAGGAACGTCCTATGGATTTAGCCATCTTTTTTCCCCATTAAGAAATATTTGTTCAAGTTTTTTCACCAGTTTGTTGCTCATCAAGAAAGAATACTCACGGCTGTCACATTGAAATAAGGAGTATTGAACAACTCAACCCATCTCTCTGCTGCTAATTTGTTTTGATTATATCCAACTGTTGCTTCACTAAATTTCTCCAATGCTATCTGTTCAAACAGCAAACATCAAAGCagaaaacaatattaattataatttggccTAAGTATTTACACTAAAAAGGCGTATAATATCATTTAGCTACCTCATTTGCTATGTTGGCCCCCATTAAAACAGAACAATTGATTCCTAGTTGTTTGGTAATGAGAGTAGAGATCATGGTTGGGCCTTCCTTCTTGACCTCCATCCCTTTGATAAGAGAAATTCCCTCTGTATCTGACCTTATTTTCCCTGCAAGCCTCTTGCATATTCCTTCCATGAATTGATGCGGAGTTACAAATACTAGCATGTTGGCATCCTTAACTGCATAATCAACCATTCAGAACAGAAGACAAGTTAATAACAAGACAACcttaaaagtaaaattgaacaactgTAATATACTTGTGGAGTTTAGTTCCCTTTTCTCTATTCAAAGTCCCAACTTTTGGTACAAGGttgtggtttttattttatttttccaaatcatAAAGTAGAACACGTAAAacagaatttgaaaaaaaaagaaaaagtgagcaaTTTAATTAATGCCTGCATTTTCAAGCTCTGGATCAGCAACTACGTTTTTACCAAGCTTGATTCCAGGGAGATACTTGACATTTTCCTGCCAATAACAACCAGTAAATTACttaatattgattgaaaaaatattgcatACACAATGAGAATGAAATGCATGGCTAGCCTAGCCCTTACATTGGTTTTGTTGATAACATCTGTGAGCTTCTCCCCACTTGGTAATTTTTCCTCGAATACCCACATTCTCACTTCATCTGATTACATCCGagaattcattaattaaaatgggAAAAGTAACATTCAAatggaaattttatttttttgctggtGATGGAGGAGGGGGTTGAAGGAGATATGATTCCTTTGGCAAGGGCAATTCACACTTGCATGTTATCATTCATCTCTCTAGCAGCACAACTTGGGAcatcaaattgaaaaattaagtgcacacaaccaaaaaaacacataattagTGAAGAACACTCGTTCACCATTAATATTGCTGTGCACGTCGCATGCATGGTCAAAACAATAGACTAGAAGAACACTTACGTGGGAAAAAAAGTAGCCTTAAGTATGAAAATATGACATATTTTAGCCTTATactctctttaaattttattcaattttagtttttgatattcaactagagcaacaaaaataatgaattgaGTTTTCAATCTCTCAACAGCAACTACACACAGTACAAATGATCGTATAATTTATAAGTAGACAAAATTTAAGTGTATGTAGTATTTCAAGTACTTTTAGTGATGTACTCAAAATTGGAAGATTGACATCAAAGATCAACACTGATTACAAAATGAAACTCAAAATTTGATTAGAAAATTGTACCGAAAAATATTCAAATGTggcacaagtttttttttttaattaaaagggaataaaatttaaataaagataaatttaagaaaacacAACATTTTGATCGAGAGAAATGCCAGGAACACTCTTTATGATACTTTCTATGATCGACTGAAAATTATTGTGTCCTACATCTAAATCacgagaaaaaattattaaatgagaagtaaaatcttcaaaaattaaattagtgaTTTCTAACAACTTTCAGGCAATTGTAAAGAGTATTAAAAATAGTATCAGAGGATTGCTATCATTTCTCTTTTAATCAAACACAAAAGGATggttaagttaaaaaaaaaaaataccatggaAGGAGGCAAGCCTGATGGTGTTCGAGGCAATAAGCTTTGCCGCAACACTGCCCcaattgccgctaccaacaACGGTGACTTTAAACATCTTGACGCTGTTTAATTTGGATAAATGCAAAGGGCTGGAAAACAAGAGAGAAGTGCGAAGGGTGGCACAGAAGATCGAGAAGACGctgaaggaagaagagaaaagacatgcacaaaatgcataaaattataaaaaaaaaaaaaaaaaagcgagGAAAGTGGGGAAACGTTGTTGTTGAAGCAGTTAAATGCGGTTATTCAATAAATGTTTGCTACGCTGGTGGGTGCAGCTAGCGTGCACAGGATTATACGTGATTTGCGATTAAACATCagattaatttattagtaatcaatcaataaattaaatatactaaataataataaattttataattagtaataaattaatgatttaaatGTAATAGTTAGTAAATAGTACATAAACttaataattagttataaattaataaaaaataaaatacttatgaataaatttgaaaattagtaATAAATTCATACTAATAACCTTAATAATGATTTTGGagaatttaagtaaaatttaagtaaatggattaaatatataaaatttaagtaaattaaattaaaaaattgataaaataattaactaatttttaaaaatgaaataaatttaaaaactaggACTTAATTATAACATATATTAAGTTCCACAAAATTTGGGTAGATGTTAAGTTTAGCAAAAGattcaacaataaaaattaaattacgaAACAATAATCATAGTTGCTCTGTATAGATAGACATGATAATGGGAGGAGGTGAATCACGTCACCTGTGACGCCCTAAATTATAGCTAACATAAACTCATACAATAAACACCATTCtttaaataatcttttatttaataaatttgttctTTCCATGCATATATCTAAATTTGCAGAAGAAATTCAAACTTTTTTGAATTATTACAACACGAGTTGTTCACTTTTCAAATCACTTTTATAACTTTTTGCACTTGTGGAAGAGAACATTTCATAAACTCTACTCATACATCCATCATTAGAATCGACAATAATACAAGATATCGTATAACACCATAAAtgaacaaacaaattaaatatacatccCAAAGACTGAATAAGCAAGCGAACATCttcatataaatataaacttTTGACCTTCATGGTCAAAATCATAAAAGAGCAATATACTGTAAGTAGAAAAATTAGCTTTAGCAGCAGGAACTAAATATATACAGCCCAAGCAATAAGAGTGAAATGTGACAAAATGGTACATGGGCGACAAGTAAATACAGAAGATGAATCTTAAACTAACACATCAAAATACAAAAGAATGGAGAATCTAGAACTCAGAGCAATCACCTAAGTATAGTATACCCTTGTATAGTTGTACTCCCAACACATAACTATCCTAAGAAGAGCCGTCAGATGGGTCCTCCTCCGGATCTTCCTCGGTGCCATTGTCCTCTAAAGCATCGCATAAGACACTGATAGGAGAAGAAATAACAATCATAATCCCTTCATACTCATCATTGTGCATCACATAATCTCCAAAAGAACTCCCAAGGGACGAAGGTGGAGGTTTGTCAGAAACACAACTATAACCAGGCACACGTTCTTGTGTGAAGTAAATAGGCAGGTCAAAGTAAATTGGGCATACATGAAGTCCATACTCTATTGGCACAAAACCAAACCACACCCATCCTACGAAGATGCCCTCTCTGTTGTAGGGGTCGTGAGTCCAGATCTTACTAAGCAGACAAACCAATATCTTGATCAATGGAGGTCAACTGTCATTCATGGGTATCTGAAAAATAAAGGTATATGGAGTAAGTCTCTCATCTCCTTTAAAACCACAAACAAAATTGTCCTTTCGGTCACACATCAACTAACCATAACAGTGTGGTTTTCTAACAAACTTCACTCAATACCCTAATCGGTTTCGTTGTCTAATCTCACTACACAACACACTTTGGGCCTAGTGCTACTAATTTTTAAGCTTGATGACAATCGAGAGTATACTCATTGTCATGGTACAAAGAGAAGACTCACAACTAGTTGCTAAGTCAGCTCCATGAAATTCATCACAACTCAGTACCACACCCCtaagtgtgacaccctctaccccgacatatatataaataaacaaaatatataaaaatatcggtaaccaaattcacatgggtaaaaggttcacattcacttcactattatcaattaaaacttattaaaatatattcggctcaaaataaggccgtcaaaatttacaaaactattttgttaaatcagtgagataaaataaaatagactaacatcatgcaattaatataaaaacttatgtcccactgtcacatcctattagagcattgtatcccgacgtccttcagcataaGGTTCCGATCCTTACAGcgattcacctagtcatctgctcccccaaacacaaagtttaaaatcatcacaggatccaaacacaaataacatacagggagtgagttatcacattcctaactaatagagaagcaagacaactagatacacatatcatataaacaaaataaaacttacttaaatatAACTCACATaatttcaccactttgtcattcaaaattcaccttTCAAtcttcaatcatcaatcacattacacaagaatcacacactctgatcaagacataatgatacatcaatttcataataaacaattagcaagagtatgcaatagttatgctaagactcaatcatgtatgcaatgtggtaccatgtcagtgaaaaaacACTCTGGGGCGCTTAGAAGTACATAACAAggcacaccacacaatgggtttgtcaggtcactctcactaagtaagatcatagggagaccaatcagggtcacgatgttttgcaataatgctccaaccatatgggatcagcataaacttaaaggagcactcaaacccggtgacccccaagacctacactccgaagagtccgttagggcctctccctcttaattcaagtccaacccctaaaatcattttagcacacagactctatctatgaactatacaaaacacatgactcctcaattgttctcaaaatagttttaactcgtcgccttttaagggtcttagcattaactcgtcgtccttaaagggacttaatattaactcgtcaccctaaaagggacttaacattaactcgacGCCCTAAAatggacttagcattaactcgtcgcccttaaagggacttatagtcgtgtgattgtacaattcatagtccataactcaatgcacacaacatctcaatcacaatggtataatctcaataacaatattataatttcaaagcaacatgttattccacaattcatcacatatttcattcatagacactgctcatgaattatacaatacccacgacctaaCACTCGtgttttcaaacatgtttaacacattgcggtacaatttaacactggttcctaaatagaaaACCTAcaatttctctttaa is a window encoding:
- the LOC100798509 gene encoding glycerol-3-phosphate dehydrogenase [NAD(+)], which codes for MFKVTVVGSGNWGSVAAKLIASNTIRLASFHDEVRMWVFEEKLPSGEKLTDVINKTNENVKYLPGIKLGKNVVADPELENAVKDANMLVFVTPHQFMEGICKRLAGKIRSDTEGISLIKGMEVKKEGPTMISTLITKQLGINCSVLMGANIANEIALEKFSEATVGYNQNKLAAERWVELFNTPYFNVTAVEDVEGVELCGTLKNVVAIAAGFVDGLEMGNNTKAAIMRIGLKEMRAFSKMWFPSVKDNTFFESCGVADLITTCMGGRNRKVADAYARNGGKRPFDELEAEMLQGQKLQGVLTAQEVHEVLSHRGWLHMFPLFSAVHAISTGRLPPSAIVKISDLKPRHGQLQSML